CGATCGTGAGTTTGATCGCTGGATTGATGCTCTCGAATTTGCAAAGTTGAAGATGCCAGAGTGTAAGTGGTTTCAGGACGTTCGGATTTTTGAAAAAGGGAATTTAGTTTGGGTCTACAGTCGATCGCACAAATTTCCGCAGTTTGTGGGGGCAGGAGTGTACGATCGCCTTGCGAAACGATTTTTGCTCGAAACAGCCGTTGAGGAAGGCTTAATCGACATGAACGAAGAGGATGAATCTACAAAAGATTGAGAACTCCAATTTTATGAAAAACTGGAGTTCTCAAGCAGGGCTTGACTTATCGGTTATGTGGCGATTGGTAGTAGATTTTCGATCCGGTGTCAGCCACAAAATGACAAGCAAAGTAGGATTTGAAAAAGCTTTTCCAAATCGGCTCATTTGACTTGCGGTAATATCCACCGAGGACAGGCTTAATGGCTTCTGTTGCCTCTTTTAAGCGGTAATGCGGCATATTTGAGAAGATATGGTGAGCAACATGCGTGCCAATGTCGTGATGAATCGGATTAAAAATACCGTAATCACGATCGATCGTAGACAACGCACCTTTAAGGAAGTACCAATCTTCACCCCGATACCAGGGAATATCATCTTCGGTGTGATGGAGGAAGGTCACTAGATCCAACCAAATTACAAATACAACGTAACCGCCAAGATAGTATTTCAGCAGAAATAGAAACCCAAACTGAATGGTTAACGCTGCGAGAAATGCAACCATCAACAGCCAGCAAACACTACTAACAAGAACATCATTGCGCTCAGAGGGCTTAAACAAAGGGCTACTTGGCATGAAGTGAGAGCCTTGTTTACCGGGCGATCGGCGAAACAAATACAGGGGATAAGCCAACAACGGCAAATAAAACCGCATTAGCTTTTCTGGAAATCCCATTTCTGCATACTTCGTTTCTGTCACCGGATACCAGCTTTCGTCAGTATCAATGTTGCCAGTATTTGCATGGTGAGTGCGATGGCTAATTCTCCAACCATGAAACGGAACCAAAATTGGAGAGTGTGACAAATGCCCGATCAGATTATTCAGCCATTTGTGTTGAGAAAATGAGCCATGTCCGCAGTCATGCCCAACCACAAATAACGCCCAAAACATTGTGCCTTGAGCAAACCAAAAAACCGGGAAAAATAGCCAAGAATCGAGGTAAGCTGCGATCTCAATCAGTCCTGCAATAATGCC
The sequence above is a segment of the Cyanobacteria bacterium FACHB-DQ100 genome. Coding sequences within it:
- a CDS encoding fatty acid desaturase produces the protein MQVYPNPSTPVTDAFVRQDLPFTLKDVRSAIPDRCFQPSTARSLAYFFLDIGIIAGLIEIAAYLDSWLFFPVFWFAQGTMFWALFVVGHDCGHGSFSQHKWLNNLIGHLSHSPILVPFHGWRISHRTHHANTGNIDTDESWYPVTETKYAEMGFPEKLMRFYLPLLAYPLYLFRRSPGKQGSHFMPSSPLFKPSERNDVLVSSVCWLLMVAFLAALTIQFGFLFLLKYYLGGYVVFVIWLDLVTFLHHTEDDIPWYRGEDWYFLKGALSTIDRDYGIFNPIHHDIGTHVAHHIFSNMPHYRLKEATEAIKPVLGGYYRKSNEPIWKSFFKSYFACHFVADTGSKIYYQSPHNR